A genomic window from Salvia hispanica cultivar TCC Black 2014 chromosome 5, UniMelb_Shisp_WGS_1.0, whole genome shotgun sequence includes:
- the LOC125189216 gene encoding phospholipid-transporting ATPase 1 isoform X3 produces the protein MMKGSQQQWPLLVPPPRTPGKEELPIDIDSSIPVSSMSKPYSDSQIEMSGDFVRNPSSHSIQSKSSSTHSIKGVSFREGHDLNPVSYGSRGASLGSNPVRYGSRGASSGGFTSSYKEINDEDARLVYVNDPGRTNQQRFKFAGNSIRTSKYSILTFLPRNLFEQFHRIAYIYFLVIAILNQLPQLAVFGREASILPLAMVLFVTAVKDAYEDYRRHRSDRIENNRLASVLVNGEYEDKKWKDICVGEVIKVSGNQTLPCDMVLLSTSDATGVAYVQTTNLDGESNLKTRYAKQETQMRTPVVGNIGGLLIKCEKPNRNIYGFQANMEIDGKRISLGPSNIILRGCELKNTDWVVGVAVYAGKETKAMLNNAGAPSKRSRLEKRMNKEIIILSIFLVALCTVVSICHGAWLRRHREELYLMQFYRKYDYSEPEVKKYEYYGWGMEIFFVFLMSVIVFQVMIPISLYISVELVRIGQAYFMIRDDRMFDKSTNSRFQCRALNINEDLGQIKYVFSDKTGTLTENKMEFQCASVGGVDYDNGKDISTEDWQTGYSVQVDGMVLRPKMTVKLDQDLLNLSKMEHTNEGKHVYDFLVALAACNTIVPLTVETSDPAIKLIEYQGESPDEQALAYAAASYGFMLVERSSGHIVIDIQGKRQRFNVLGLHEFDSDRKRMSVIVGCPDQTVKVFVKGADTTMFKVIDKSLNLNMVNATESHLHSYSSKGLRTLVIGMRELSTSEFEQWQSSYESASTALMGRAKLLRKVANNVENNLKLLGASGIEDKLQQGVPEAIESLRTAGIKVWVLTGDKQETAISIGYSSKLLTSKMTQIVINNNSKDSCRKNLDDALQLYKKLSNVSHSNDGGHGAGTNQLALIIDGTSLVYILETELEEKLFELASKCTAVLCCRVAPLQKAGIVALIKNRTDDMTLAIGDGANDVSMIQKADVGIGISGQEGRQAVMASDFSMVIYTSLPTIVVGILDKDLGRGTLLQYPQLYGAGQRGESYNGKLFWVTILDTMWQSVAAFFIPLAAYWDSTVGVSALGDLWILAVVILVNIHLAMDVIRWYTITHIAIWGSILATFICVMIIDALPFLPGYWAFFMIAKTKLFWVCLLGIVVAGMVPRFVVKVFVQHCKPNDIHIAREAEKFGNLRETNAETEMNPISDLPRSTATATT, from the exons ATGATGAAGGGCTCACAACAGCAATGGCCTTTGCTGGTTCCTCCACCTCGAACACCGGGTAAAGAAGAGCTCCCTATTGATATTGATAGTTCAATTCCTGTTTCTTCTATGTCAAAGCCTTATTCTGATTCCCAGATTGAAATGAGTGGTGATTTTGTGAGGAATCCTTCCTCCCATTCCATTCAGTCAAAGTCCTCTAGCACCCACTCCATAAAGGGGGTGAGCTTTAGAGAAGGGCATGATTTGAACCCTGTTAGCTATGGCTCTAGGGGGGCTAGTTTGGGTTCGAACCCCGTTAGGTATGGTTCGAGGGGTGCTAGCTCTGGAGGGTTTACTTCATCTTATAAGGAGATCAACGATGAGGATGCAAGGTTAGTGTATGTGAATGATCCTGGTAGAACAAATCAGCAGAGGTTTAAGTTTGCTGGGAATTCAATTAGGACTTCCAAATATAGTATCCTCACTTTCTTGCCTAGGAATTTGTTTGAGCAGTTCCATCGGATAGCTTACATATACTTTCTTGTGATTGCCATTCTCAATCAGCTACCTCAGTTGGCTGTTTTTGGCCGGGAAGCTTCCATTCTTCCGTTGGCCATGGTGCTCTTTGTCACTGCAGTTAAGGACGCATATGAGGACTACAGGCGCCATAGGTCGGATAGGATTGAGAACAACCGGCTGGCGTCAGTCTTGGTGAATGGAGAGTATGAGGATAAGAAATGGAAGGACATTTGTGTTGGGGAGGTCATTAAGGTCTCCGGGAATCAAACTCTTCCATGTGATATGGTGTTGCTCTCAACTAGTGATGCTACTGGTGTCGCATATGTGCAGACGACAAATTTGGACGGGGAGTCGAATTTGAAGACACGGTATGCAAAGCAGGAGACTCAGATGAGAACTCCAGTTGTGGGGAACATAGGTGGGCTTCTGATCAAGTGTGAGAAACCAAATAGGAATATATATGGTTTCCAGGCAAACATGGAAATTGATGGAAAGCGTATTTCTCTTGGACCGTCCAATATAATATTACGCGGTTGTGAGCTGAAGAACACGGATTGGGTAGTTGGTGTTGCAGTTTATGCTGGGAAGGAGACTAAGGCAATGCTTAACAATGCTGGAGCTCCATCCAAGAGAAGCCGTCTCGAGAAGCGCATGAACAAGGAGATCATCATCCTGTCAATTTTTCTAGTGGCACTATGTACTGTAGTCTCCATCTGTCATGGTGCCTGGTTGAGACGCCACAGAGAGGAGTTGTACTTGATGCAGTTCTACAGGAAATATGACTACTCAGAGCCTGAAGTTAAGAAATACGAATATTATGGTTGGGGAATGGAGATATTCTTTGTGTTCCTCATGTCTGTCATTGTTTTCCAAGTTATGATTCCTATATCATTGTACATATCCGTGGAGCTTGTTCGTATTGGCCAAGCTTATTTTATGATCCGAGATGACAGGATGTTTGACAAATCCACCAATTCGAGATTCCAGTGCAGGGCATTGAACATAAATGAAGATTTGGGGCAGATAAAGTATGTCTTCTCCGACAAAACCGGCACTCTGACTGAGAACAAGATGGAATTTCAGTGTGCAAGCGTTGGAGGAGTAGACTACGACAATGGGAAGGACATCAGTACTGAAGATTGGCAAACAGGATACTCAGTTCAAG TTGACGGTATGGTTTTAAGGCCAAAGATGACAGTAAAACTTGATCAAGACCTTCTCAACTTGTCAAAAATGGAACATACAAATGAAGGCAAACATGTTTATGATTTCCTCGTGGCATTGGCTGCTTGCAACACCATCGTGCCTCTCACTGTTGAGACATCTGATCCTGCTATAAAATTGATAGAATATCAGGGGGAGTCTCCTGATGAACAGGCATTGGCCTACGCTGCTGCCTCGTATGGATTTATGCTTGTTGAACGCTCTTCTGGTCACATAGTAATTGACATTCAAGGGAAAAGGCAAAG GTTCAACGTCTTGGGTTTGCACGAGTTTGACAGTGATCGGAAGAGGATGTCTGTTATTGTAGGATGCCCGGATCAGACGGTGAAGGTTTTCGTTAAAGGAGCTGATACAACCATGTTCAAAGTGATAGATAAATCCTTGAACTTGAACATGGTTAACGCAACTGAGAGCCATCTTCACTCCTATTCGTCAAAGGGTTTGCGAACACTTGTCATTGGAATGCGGGAACTCAGTACGTCTGAATTTGAGCAATGGCAGTCATCGTACGAGTCAGCAAGCACTGCCTTAATGGGCAGAGCAAAATTACTTCGTAAAGTTGCCAACAATGTGGAAAacaatcttaaattattaGGTGCGTCTGGGATCGAGGATAAACTGCAGCAGGGTGTGCCAGAAGCAATTGAGTCTTTAAGAACGGCTGGTATCAAGGTCTGGGTTCTAACCGGTGACAAGCAAGAAACAGCCATCTCAATCGGCTACTCCTCTAAGCTACTAACGAGTAAGATGACCCAGATAGTGATAAACAACAACTCTAAGGACTCGTGTAGGAAGAACTTGGATGATGCTTTGCAACTGTATAAGAAGCTCTCAAATGTTTCCCATTCCAATGACGGAGGCCATGGAGCTGGAACTAATCAACTTGCCTTAATTATTGATGGAACGAGCCTTGTGTATATTTTAGAGACTGAACTCGAGGAAAAG CTTTTCGAGTTAGCTAGCAAATGTACTGCAGTATTGTGTTGCCGTGTGGCTCCTCTGCAGAAAGCCGGTATAGTAGCTCTCATAAAAAACAGAACTGATGACATGACCCTCGCCATAGGTGATG GAGCAAATGATGTTTCCATGATTCAAAAGGCTGATGTGGGTATTGGAATCAGCGGCCAAGAGGGAAGGCAAGCCGTCATGGCATCAGATTTCTCGATGG TAATATACACGTCGTTGCCTACAATAGTCGTAGGAATTCTTGACAAGGATTTAGGTAGAGGTACCCTCCTCCAGTATCCTCAACTATACGGGGCTGGACAAAGGGGAGAAAGCTACAATGGGAAGCTATTCTGGGTCACGATATTGGACACAATGTGGCAAAGCGTAGCTGCTTTCTTCATACCTCTGGCTGCTTACTGGGATAGCACCGTTGGCGTTTCGGCCTTGGGGGATCTTTGGATACTTGCAGTCGTGATTCTGGTCAATATACATCTGGCCATGGATGTGATCAGATGGTACACGATCACTCACATTGCCATCTGGGGATCTATACTTGCGACTTTCATCTGTGTCATGATCATCGATGCCTTGCCCTTCCTGCCTGGCTACTG GGCTTTCTTCATGATTGCGAAGACGAAGTTATTTTGGGTATGCTTGCTTGGTATTGTGGTGGCAGGAATGGTTCCTCGTTTTGTCGTAAAAGTATTTGTACAGCATTGTAAACCCAACGATATTCATATTGCCAGAGAAGCAGAgaaatttggaaatttaaGGGAAACAAATGCAGAAACTGAGATGAATCCCATATCTGATCTTCCACGGAGTACTGCTACAGCAACTACTTAG
- the LOC125189216 gene encoding phospholipid-transporting ATPase 1 isoform X1: MMKGSQQQWPLLVPPPRTPGKEELPIDIDSSIPVSSMSKPYSDSQIEMSGDFVRNPSSHSIQSKSSSTHSIKGVSFREGHDLNPVSYGSRGASLGSNPVRYGSRGASSGGFTSSYKEINDEDARLVYVNDPGRTNQQRFKFAGNSIRTSKYSILTFLPRNLFEQFHRIAYIYFLVIAILNQLPQLAVFGREASILPLAMVLFVTAVKDAYEDYRRHRSDRIENNRLASVLVNGEYEDKKWKDICVGEVIKVSGNQTLPCDMVLLSTSDATGVAYVQTTNLDGESNLKTRYAKQETQMRTPVVGNIGGLLIKCEKPNRNIYGFQANMEIDGKRISLGPSNIILRGCELKNTDWVVGVAVYAGKETKAMLNNAGAPSKRSRLEKRMNKEIIILSIFLVALCTVVSICHGAWLRRHREELYLMQFYRKYDYSEPEVKKYEYYGWGMEIFFVFLMSVIVFQVMIPISLYISVELVRIGQAYFMIRDDRMFDKSTNSRFQCRALNINEDLGQIKYVFSDKTGTLTENKMEFQCASVGGVDYDNGKDISTEDWQTGYSVQVDGMVLRPKMTVKLDQDLLNLSKMEHTNEGKHVYDFLVALAACNTIVPLTVETSDPAIKLIEYQGESPDEQALAYAAASYGFMLVERSSGHIVIDIQGKRQRFNVLGLHEFDSDRKRMSVIVGCPDQTVKVFVKGADTTMFKVIDKSLNLNMVNATESHLHSYSSKGLRTLVIGMRELSTSEFEQWQSSYESASTALMGRAKLLRKVANNVENNLKLLGASGIEDKLQQGVPEAIESLRTAGIKVWVLTGDKQETAISIGYSSKLLTSKMTQIVINNNSKDSCRKNLDDALQLYKKLSNVSHSNDGGHGAGTNQLALIIDGTSLVYILETELEEKLFELASKCTAVLCCRVAPLQKAGIVALIKNRTDDMTLAIGDGANDVSMIQKADVGIGISGQEGRQAVMASDFSMGQFRFLVPLLLIHGHWNYQRISYMILYNFYRNVVLVFVLFWYVLFTGFTLTTAITDWSSVLYSVIYTSLPTIVVGILDKDLGRGTLLQYPQLYGAGQRGESYNGKLFWVTILDTMWQSVAAFFIPLAAYWDSTVGVSALGDLWILAVVILVNIHLAMDVIRWYTITHIAIWGSILATFICVMIIDALPFLPGYWAFFMIAKTKLFWVCLLGIVVAGMVPRFVVKVFVQHCKPNDIHIAREAEKFGNLRETNAETEMNPISDLPRSTATATT; encoded by the exons ATGATGAAGGGCTCACAACAGCAATGGCCTTTGCTGGTTCCTCCACCTCGAACACCGGGTAAAGAAGAGCTCCCTATTGATATTGATAGTTCAATTCCTGTTTCTTCTATGTCAAAGCCTTATTCTGATTCCCAGATTGAAATGAGTGGTGATTTTGTGAGGAATCCTTCCTCCCATTCCATTCAGTCAAAGTCCTCTAGCACCCACTCCATAAAGGGGGTGAGCTTTAGAGAAGGGCATGATTTGAACCCTGTTAGCTATGGCTCTAGGGGGGCTAGTTTGGGTTCGAACCCCGTTAGGTATGGTTCGAGGGGTGCTAGCTCTGGAGGGTTTACTTCATCTTATAAGGAGATCAACGATGAGGATGCAAGGTTAGTGTATGTGAATGATCCTGGTAGAACAAATCAGCAGAGGTTTAAGTTTGCTGGGAATTCAATTAGGACTTCCAAATATAGTATCCTCACTTTCTTGCCTAGGAATTTGTTTGAGCAGTTCCATCGGATAGCTTACATATACTTTCTTGTGATTGCCATTCTCAATCAGCTACCTCAGTTGGCTGTTTTTGGCCGGGAAGCTTCCATTCTTCCGTTGGCCATGGTGCTCTTTGTCACTGCAGTTAAGGACGCATATGAGGACTACAGGCGCCATAGGTCGGATAGGATTGAGAACAACCGGCTGGCGTCAGTCTTGGTGAATGGAGAGTATGAGGATAAGAAATGGAAGGACATTTGTGTTGGGGAGGTCATTAAGGTCTCCGGGAATCAAACTCTTCCATGTGATATGGTGTTGCTCTCAACTAGTGATGCTACTGGTGTCGCATATGTGCAGACGACAAATTTGGACGGGGAGTCGAATTTGAAGACACGGTATGCAAAGCAGGAGACTCAGATGAGAACTCCAGTTGTGGGGAACATAGGTGGGCTTCTGATCAAGTGTGAGAAACCAAATAGGAATATATATGGTTTCCAGGCAAACATGGAAATTGATGGAAAGCGTATTTCTCTTGGACCGTCCAATATAATATTACGCGGTTGTGAGCTGAAGAACACGGATTGGGTAGTTGGTGTTGCAGTTTATGCTGGGAAGGAGACTAAGGCAATGCTTAACAATGCTGGAGCTCCATCCAAGAGAAGCCGTCTCGAGAAGCGCATGAACAAGGAGATCATCATCCTGTCAATTTTTCTAGTGGCACTATGTACTGTAGTCTCCATCTGTCATGGTGCCTGGTTGAGACGCCACAGAGAGGAGTTGTACTTGATGCAGTTCTACAGGAAATATGACTACTCAGAGCCTGAAGTTAAGAAATACGAATATTATGGTTGGGGAATGGAGATATTCTTTGTGTTCCTCATGTCTGTCATTGTTTTCCAAGTTATGATTCCTATATCATTGTACATATCCGTGGAGCTTGTTCGTATTGGCCAAGCTTATTTTATGATCCGAGATGACAGGATGTTTGACAAATCCACCAATTCGAGATTCCAGTGCAGGGCATTGAACATAAATGAAGATTTGGGGCAGATAAAGTATGTCTTCTCCGACAAAACCGGCACTCTGACTGAGAACAAGATGGAATTTCAGTGTGCAAGCGTTGGAGGAGTAGACTACGACAATGGGAAGGACATCAGTACTGAAGATTGGCAAACAGGATACTCAGTTCAAG TTGACGGTATGGTTTTAAGGCCAAAGATGACAGTAAAACTTGATCAAGACCTTCTCAACTTGTCAAAAATGGAACATACAAATGAAGGCAAACATGTTTATGATTTCCTCGTGGCATTGGCTGCTTGCAACACCATCGTGCCTCTCACTGTTGAGACATCTGATCCTGCTATAAAATTGATAGAATATCAGGGGGAGTCTCCTGATGAACAGGCATTGGCCTACGCTGCTGCCTCGTATGGATTTATGCTTGTTGAACGCTCTTCTGGTCACATAGTAATTGACATTCAAGGGAAAAGGCAAAG GTTCAACGTCTTGGGTTTGCACGAGTTTGACAGTGATCGGAAGAGGATGTCTGTTATTGTAGGATGCCCGGATCAGACGGTGAAGGTTTTCGTTAAAGGAGCTGATACAACCATGTTCAAAGTGATAGATAAATCCTTGAACTTGAACATGGTTAACGCAACTGAGAGCCATCTTCACTCCTATTCGTCAAAGGGTTTGCGAACACTTGTCATTGGAATGCGGGAACTCAGTACGTCTGAATTTGAGCAATGGCAGTCATCGTACGAGTCAGCAAGCACTGCCTTAATGGGCAGAGCAAAATTACTTCGTAAAGTTGCCAACAATGTGGAAAacaatcttaaattattaGGTGCGTCTGGGATCGAGGATAAACTGCAGCAGGGTGTGCCAGAAGCAATTGAGTCTTTAAGAACGGCTGGTATCAAGGTCTGGGTTCTAACCGGTGACAAGCAAGAAACAGCCATCTCAATCGGCTACTCCTCTAAGCTACTAACGAGTAAGATGACCCAGATAGTGATAAACAACAACTCTAAGGACTCGTGTAGGAAGAACTTGGATGATGCTTTGCAACTGTATAAGAAGCTCTCAAATGTTTCCCATTCCAATGACGGAGGCCATGGAGCTGGAACTAATCAACTTGCCTTAATTATTGATGGAACGAGCCTTGTGTATATTTTAGAGACTGAACTCGAGGAAAAG CTTTTCGAGTTAGCTAGCAAATGTACTGCAGTATTGTGTTGCCGTGTGGCTCCTCTGCAGAAAGCCGGTATAGTAGCTCTCATAAAAAACAGAACTGATGACATGACCCTCGCCATAGGTGATG GAGCAAATGATGTTTCCATGATTCAAAAGGCTGATGTGGGTATTGGAATCAGCGGCCAAGAGGGAAGGCAAGCCGTCATGGCATCAGATTTCTCGATGGGTCAGTTCAGATTTTTGGTCCCGCTATTGTTAATACACGGACACTGGAATTATCAACGGATCAGCTACATGATATTGTACAATTTCTATAGGAATGTCGTtctagtttttgttttgttctg GTATGTTCTCTTTACTGGATTCACCCTGACAACTGCAATCACTGATTGGAGCTCTGTGCTTTATTCAGTAATATACACGTCGTTGCCTACAATAGTCGTAGGAATTCTTGACAAGGATTTAGGTAGAGGTACCCTCCTCCAGTATCCTCAACTATACGGGGCTGGACAAAGGGGAGAAAGCTACAATGGGAAGCTATTCTGGGTCACGATATTGGACACAATGTGGCAAAGCGTAGCTGCTTTCTTCATACCTCTGGCTGCTTACTGGGATAGCACCGTTGGCGTTTCGGCCTTGGGGGATCTTTGGATACTTGCAGTCGTGATTCTGGTCAATATACATCTGGCCATGGATGTGATCAGATGGTACACGATCACTCACATTGCCATCTGGGGATCTATACTTGCGACTTTCATCTGTGTCATGATCATCGATGCCTTGCCCTTCCTGCCTGGCTACTG GGCTTTCTTCATGATTGCGAAGACGAAGTTATTTTGGGTATGCTTGCTTGGTATTGTGGTGGCAGGAATGGTTCCTCGTTTTGTCGTAAAAGTATTTGTACAGCATTGTAAACCCAACGATATTCATATTGCCAGAGAAGCAGAgaaatttggaaatttaaGGGAAACAAATGCAGAAACTGAGATGAATCCCATATCTGATCTTCCACGGAGTACTGCTACAGCAACTACTTAG
- the LOC125189216 gene encoding phospholipid-transporting ATPase 1 isoform X2, whose amino-acid sequence MMKGSQQQWPLLVPPPRTPGKEELPIDIDSSIPVSSMSKPYSDSQIEMSGDFVRNPSSHSIQSKSSSTHSIKGVSFREGHDLNPVSYGSRGASLGSNPVRYGSRGASSGGFTSSYKEINDEDARLVYVNDPGRTNQQRFKFAGNSIRTSKYSILTFLPRNLFEQFHRIAYIYFLVIAILNQLPQLAVFGREASILPLAMVLFVTAVKDAYEDYRRHRSDRIENNRLASVLVNGEYEDKKWKDICVGEVIKVSGNQTLPCDMVLLSTSDATGVAYVQTTNLDGESNLKTRYAKQETQMRTPVVGNIGGLLIKCEKPNRNIYGFQANMEIDGKRISLGPSNIILRGCELKNTDWVVGVAVYAGKETKAMLNNAGAPSKRSRLEKRMNKEIIILSIFLVALCTVVSICHGAWLRRHREELYLMQFYRKYDYSEPEVKKYEYYGWGMEIFFVFLMSVIVFQVMIPISLYISVELVRIGQAYFMIRDDRMFDKSTNSRFQCRALNINEDLGQIKYVFSDKTGTLTENKMEFQCASVGGVDYDNGKDISTEDWQTGYSVQEYQGESPDEQALAYAAASYGFMLVERSSGHIVIDIQGKRQRFNVLGLHEFDSDRKRMSVIVGCPDQTVKVFVKGADTTMFKVIDKSLNLNMVNATESHLHSYSSKGLRTLVIGMRELSTSEFEQWQSSYESASTALMGRAKLLRKVANNVENNLKLLGASGIEDKLQQGVPEAIESLRTAGIKVWVLTGDKQETAISIGYSSKLLTSKMTQIVINNNSKDSCRKNLDDALQLYKKLSNVSHSNDGGHGAGTNQLALIIDGTSLVYILETELEEKLFELASKCTAVLCCRVAPLQKAGIVALIKNRTDDMTLAIGDGANDVSMIQKADVGIGISGQEGRQAVMASDFSMGQFRFLVPLLLIHGHWNYQRISYMILYNFYRNVVLVFVLFWYVLFTGFTLTTAITDWSSVLYSVIYTSLPTIVVGILDKDLGRGTLLQYPQLYGAGQRGESYNGKLFWVTILDTMWQSVAAFFIPLAAYWDSTVGVSALGDLWILAVVILVNIHLAMDVIRWYTITHIAIWGSILATFICVMIIDALPFLPGYWAFFMIAKTKLFWVCLLGIVVAGMVPRFVVKVFVQHCKPNDIHIAREAEKFGNLRETNAETEMNPISDLPRSTATATT is encoded by the exons ATGATGAAGGGCTCACAACAGCAATGGCCTTTGCTGGTTCCTCCACCTCGAACACCGGGTAAAGAAGAGCTCCCTATTGATATTGATAGTTCAATTCCTGTTTCTTCTATGTCAAAGCCTTATTCTGATTCCCAGATTGAAATGAGTGGTGATTTTGTGAGGAATCCTTCCTCCCATTCCATTCAGTCAAAGTCCTCTAGCACCCACTCCATAAAGGGGGTGAGCTTTAGAGAAGGGCATGATTTGAACCCTGTTAGCTATGGCTCTAGGGGGGCTAGTTTGGGTTCGAACCCCGTTAGGTATGGTTCGAGGGGTGCTAGCTCTGGAGGGTTTACTTCATCTTATAAGGAGATCAACGATGAGGATGCAAGGTTAGTGTATGTGAATGATCCTGGTAGAACAAATCAGCAGAGGTTTAAGTTTGCTGGGAATTCAATTAGGACTTCCAAATATAGTATCCTCACTTTCTTGCCTAGGAATTTGTTTGAGCAGTTCCATCGGATAGCTTACATATACTTTCTTGTGATTGCCATTCTCAATCAGCTACCTCAGTTGGCTGTTTTTGGCCGGGAAGCTTCCATTCTTCCGTTGGCCATGGTGCTCTTTGTCACTGCAGTTAAGGACGCATATGAGGACTACAGGCGCCATAGGTCGGATAGGATTGAGAACAACCGGCTGGCGTCAGTCTTGGTGAATGGAGAGTATGAGGATAAGAAATGGAAGGACATTTGTGTTGGGGAGGTCATTAAGGTCTCCGGGAATCAAACTCTTCCATGTGATATGGTGTTGCTCTCAACTAGTGATGCTACTGGTGTCGCATATGTGCAGACGACAAATTTGGACGGGGAGTCGAATTTGAAGACACGGTATGCAAAGCAGGAGACTCAGATGAGAACTCCAGTTGTGGGGAACATAGGTGGGCTTCTGATCAAGTGTGAGAAACCAAATAGGAATATATATGGTTTCCAGGCAAACATGGAAATTGATGGAAAGCGTATTTCTCTTGGACCGTCCAATATAATATTACGCGGTTGTGAGCTGAAGAACACGGATTGGGTAGTTGGTGTTGCAGTTTATGCTGGGAAGGAGACTAAGGCAATGCTTAACAATGCTGGAGCTCCATCCAAGAGAAGCCGTCTCGAGAAGCGCATGAACAAGGAGATCATCATCCTGTCAATTTTTCTAGTGGCACTATGTACTGTAGTCTCCATCTGTCATGGTGCCTGGTTGAGACGCCACAGAGAGGAGTTGTACTTGATGCAGTTCTACAGGAAATATGACTACTCAGAGCCTGAAGTTAAGAAATACGAATATTATGGTTGGGGAATGGAGATATTCTTTGTGTTCCTCATGTCTGTCATTGTTTTCCAAGTTATGATTCCTATATCATTGTACATATCCGTGGAGCTTGTTCGTATTGGCCAAGCTTATTTTATGATCCGAGATGACAGGATGTTTGACAAATCCACCAATTCGAGATTCCAGTGCAGGGCATTGAACATAAATGAAGATTTGGGGCAGATAAAGTATGTCTTCTCCGACAAAACCGGCACTCTGACTGAGAACAAGATGGAATTTCAGTGTGCAAGCGTTGGAGGAGTAGACTACGACAATGGGAAGGACATCAGTACTGAAGATTGGCAAACAGGATACTCAGTTCAAG AATATCAGGGGGAGTCTCCTGATGAACAGGCATTGGCCTACGCTGCTGCCTCGTATGGATTTATGCTTGTTGAACGCTCTTCTGGTCACATAGTAATTGACATTCAAGGGAAAAGGCAAAG GTTCAACGTCTTGGGTTTGCACGAGTTTGACAGTGATCGGAAGAGGATGTCTGTTATTGTAGGATGCCCGGATCAGACGGTGAAGGTTTTCGTTAAAGGAGCTGATACAACCATGTTCAAAGTGATAGATAAATCCTTGAACTTGAACATGGTTAACGCAACTGAGAGCCATCTTCACTCCTATTCGTCAAAGGGTTTGCGAACACTTGTCATTGGAATGCGGGAACTCAGTACGTCTGAATTTGAGCAATGGCAGTCATCGTACGAGTCAGCAAGCACTGCCTTAATGGGCAGAGCAAAATTACTTCGTAAAGTTGCCAACAATGTGGAAAacaatcttaaattattaGGTGCGTCTGGGATCGAGGATAAACTGCAGCAGGGTGTGCCAGAAGCAATTGAGTCTTTAAGAACGGCTGGTATCAAGGTCTGGGTTCTAACCGGTGACAAGCAAGAAACAGCCATCTCAATCGGCTACTCCTCTAAGCTACTAACGAGTAAGATGACCCAGATAGTGATAAACAACAACTCTAAGGACTCGTGTAGGAAGAACTTGGATGATGCTTTGCAACTGTATAAGAAGCTCTCAAATGTTTCCCATTCCAATGACGGAGGCCATGGAGCTGGAACTAATCAACTTGCCTTAATTATTGATGGAACGAGCCTTGTGTATATTTTAGAGACTGAACTCGAGGAAAAG CTTTTCGAGTTAGCTAGCAAATGTACTGCAGTATTGTGTTGCCGTGTGGCTCCTCTGCAGAAAGCCGGTATAGTAGCTCTCATAAAAAACAGAACTGATGACATGACCCTCGCCATAGGTGATG GAGCAAATGATGTTTCCATGATTCAAAAGGCTGATGTGGGTATTGGAATCAGCGGCCAAGAGGGAAGGCAAGCCGTCATGGCATCAGATTTCTCGATGGGTCAGTTCAGATTTTTGGTCCCGCTATTGTTAATACACGGACACTGGAATTATCAACGGATCAGCTACATGATATTGTACAATTTCTATAGGAATGTCGTtctagtttttgttttgttctg GTATGTTCTCTTTACTGGATTCACCCTGACAACTGCAATCACTGATTGGAGCTCTGTGCTTTATTCAGTAATATACACGTCGTTGCCTACAATAGTCGTAGGAATTCTTGACAAGGATTTAGGTAGAGGTACCCTCCTCCAGTATCCTCAACTATACGGGGCTGGACAAAGGGGAGAAAGCTACAATGGGAAGCTATTCTGGGTCACGATATTGGACACAATGTGGCAAAGCGTAGCTGCTTTCTTCATACCTCTGGCTGCTTACTGGGATAGCACCGTTGGCGTTTCGGCCTTGGGGGATCTTTGGATACTTGCAGTCGTGATTCTGGTCAATATACATCTGGCCATGGATGTGATCAGATGGTACACGATCACTCACATTGCCATCTGGGGATCTATACTTGCGACTTTCATCTGTGTCATGATCATCGATGCCTTGCCCTTCCTGCCTGGCTACTG GGCTTTCTTCATGATTGCGAAGACGAAGTTATTTTGGGTATGCTTGCTTGGTATTGTGGTGGCAGGAATGGTTCCTCGTTTTGTCGTAAAAGTATTTGTACAGCATTGTAAACCCAACGATATTCATATTGCCAGAGAAGCAGAgaaatttggaaatttaaGGGAAACAAATGCAGAAACTGAGATGAATCCCATATCTGATCTTCCACGGAGTACTGCTACAGCAACTACTTAG